Proteins from one Pithys albifrons albifrons isolate INPA30051 chromosome 2, PitAlb_v1, whole genome shotgun sequence genomic window:
- the LOC139668532 gene encoding uncharacterized protein yields the protein MAGPSRALQGCCPLRGDTRGTTQGAGVRCSSRPCPPGGVGEGEGAAEGGIRTGVWAEGARSLLRTRGVAVATAHARSTELCHYYARAEYGTLSLLRTRGVQSAVATAHARTTQLRRYCARAEYGTLSLLRMRGIAVATAHARSTKRCRHCAGAEYEALSPVLPFLLDATSRVRSWRCFPAPAAAGAAGARGEHPAAGAAAPEAFLERGAGTIARSAAAKIPGVLGGFLKLIALKASGPQGFDLLNSIMEHMPPESVDWYRKQVFILLFQRLPSSKPTKLIKRFLCCRPSLLGLFELPEDDTTPDKEHFIDTEDTPGCETAFSQLAFAGKEEHDPVGQMVNNPRIQLAQSLHKLFTACPGGVGGLGSASLGCIQQRRNASVRMVSC from the exons ATGGCGGgacccagcagagccctccagggctgctgcccccTCCGCGGCGACACGCGGGGCACCACGCAGGGTGCTGGAGTGCGCTGCAGTTCCCGgccgtgtccgccaggcggcgTAGGCGAGGGAGAGGGGGCGgccgagggcgggattcgaaccggcgtttgggcagagggggctcggtcgctactgcgcacgcgcgga gtcgcagtcgctactgcgcacgcgcggagtacggaacttTGTCACTACTacgcacgcgcggagtacggaactttgtcgctactgcgcacgcgcggagtacagagtgcagtcgctactgcgcacgcgcggacTACCCAGCtccgtcgctactgcgcacgcgcggagtacggaactttgtcgctactgcgcatgcgcgga atcgcagtcgctactgcgcatgcgcggagtacgaAACGTTGTCGCCACTGCGCAGGCGCGGAGTACGAAGCGCTGTCGCCAGTGCTGCCTTTCCTGCTCGATGCCACATCCCGTGTTCGTTCATGGCGCTGTTTTCCCGCACCtgccgcagccggtgccgcgggagcgcgcggggaacatcccgccgccggtgcggctgctccagaggcgttcctggagcgcggcgccggcaccatcgcccgcagcgccgccgccaagatc cctggagtgttggggggattcctgaagctgattgccttgaaagccagtggtccccaaggctttgacctgctaaacagcatcatggagcatatgccccc tgaatcagttgactggtacaggaaacaggtcttcattctgctattccaaagacttccaagttccaaaccaacaaaacttatcaaaa gattcctttgctgcaggccctccctccttggcttgtttgagctgcctgaggatgacacgacccctgacaaggagcacttcattgacacagaggatactccaggctgtgagactgcattctcccagctggcctttgctgggaaggaagaacatgatcctgtggggcaaatggtgaacaatcccaggatccagctggcccagtctctgcacaaactgttcaCAGCGTGCCCAGGAGGGGTaggtggcttgggctctgcatccctgggctgcattcagcagagaagaaatgcctctgtgagaatggtctcttgctaa